A DNA window from Planctomycetota bacterium contains the following coding sequences:
- a CDS encoding SDR family oxidoreductase, giving the protein MSDQPVAIVTGAGRGIGRATASELSDRGFAVVICARTRADLEETAEHCAGDVLVVPTDVRDTLAIDAAVDAAVEGFGRLDAVVNNAGFAPMRSVVDTDDDVLAATLDINVAAAFRFARSAWRHLGKQGGAIVNVSSQAARDPLVPFAAYAAAKSAVNGMTLALAREGEPLGIRCHAVAPGAVETAMLREIIDETVVPYDATLEPEAVAMVIADCIDGPLIHTNGECIYMKK; this is encoded by the coding sequence ATGTCTGATCAGCCCGTTGCCATCGTGACCGGCGCGGGCCGGGGGATCGGCCGGGCGACCGCGTCGGAGCTGTCGGACCGAGGCTTTGCCGTCGTGATCTGTGCGCGAACGCGTGCCGACCTGGAAGAAACCGCCGAGCACTGCGCCGGTGACGTGCTGGTGGTGCCGACGGACGTGCGTGACACCTTGGCTATCGACGCCGCGGTGGACGCGGCGGTCGAAGGCTTCGGCCGGCTCGATGCCGTCGTGAACAACGCCGGCTTCGCGCCGATGCGTTCGGTCGTCGACACCGACGACGACGTGCTCGCCGCGACGCTGGACATCAACGTCGCAGCGGCGTTCCGTTTCGCGCGTTCCGCCTGGCGACATCTGGGCAAGCAGGGCGGGGCGATCGTCAACGTCTCCAGCCAGGCCGCCCGCGATCCGCTGGTTCCCTTCGCCGCCTACGCCGCCGCGAAGTCGGCCGTCAACGGGATGACGCTCGCCCTTGCCCGCGAGGGTGAGCCGCTCGGCATCCGTTGTCACGCCGTCGCGCCCGGCGCGGTCGAGACGGCCATGCTCCGCGAGATCATCGATGAGACCGTCGTCCCATACGACGCGACGCTCGAACCCGAGGCCGTCGCGATGGTCATCGCCGACTGCATCGATGGCCCGCTGATCCACACCAACGGCGAGTGCATCTACATGAAAAAATAG
- the ligA gene encoding NAD-dependent DNA ligase LigA, translated as MGTVAEKIAKLREELHRHNRLYYVEAAPEISDADFDVLQRELTELEEQHPDLADPNSPTQRVGGEPIEGFETVEHAVPMMSIDNTYSEEELREWATRMEKQADGLTYVCEPKIDGVAATLRYEKGELVLGATRGDGKRGDDITHNVRAINAIPLKLHGDNPPAVLEVRGEIFMPDADFERINAEREKAEEDLFANPRNATAGTLKQLDPKIVAARRLRFYVHGLGVVEGVDVEKYSDWFDLFRTHGIPQPEGVATYADIDGVVEHIRTFESKRTKLGYQTDGVVVKVENLADRQTLGYRTKSPRWAIAYKYPAEQAVTTLNDVTWQVGKQGTVTPVAELEPTFLAGTTVKRATLHNRDNLEKLGVKIGDRVTIEKAGEIIPQVVEVVEDKGKAKIALPTQCPECASELVLESVKDEHVAFRCRNVECEDYFKRRQRKSVPDKCPTCEQDTLEELSDGGIDLLCMNPACRKQLKERLKWFCGRTQMDVDGLGDKLIDALVEAGKVTTFADIYKLTSDDLVDLERMGEKKAANVLKGIEASRERGLDKLIPGLGIRNVGRSAGRDLAATFGSLDALKAASRDDLAAVEGIGPIIADSLKSFLESDAGGAAVQALQDVGIDPKTEVKEVGDQPLAGKSIVVTGTLEHFTRESIQDRIRTLGGKASSSVSKNTTFLIAGEKAGSKRKKAEDLGVEIVSESEFLAEFGS; from the coding sequence ATGGGAACCGTTGCTGAAAAGATCGCCAAACTCCGCGAGGAACTGCATCGCCACAATCGCCTGTACTACGTCGAGGCCGCGCCGGAGATTTCGGATGCGGACTTCGACGTGTTGCAGCGCGAGTTGACCGAGCTCGAGGAGCAGCACCCCGACCTCGCCGATCCGAACAGCCCGACCCAGCGTGTCGGCGGCGAGCCGATCGAGGGGTTCGAGACGGTCGAGCACGCGGTGCCGATGATGAGCATCGACAACACGTACTCCGAGGAGGAGCTGCGTGAGTGGGCGACGCGGATGGAGAAGCAGGCGGACGGGTTGACGTATGTGTGCGAGCCGAAGATCGACGGCGTTGCCGCGACGCTGCGATACGAGAAGGGCGAGCTGGTCTTGGGCGCAACGCGCGGCGACGGCAAACGTGGCGACGACATCACGCACAACGTCCGCGCGATCAACGCCATCCCATTGAAGCTCCACGGCGACAACCCGCCGGCCGTGCTCGAAGTGCGCGGCGAGATCTTCATGCCTGACGCCGATTTCGAACGGATCAACGCCGAGCGGGAGAAGGCGGAGGAAGACCTTTTCGCCAACCCACGCAACGCGACCGCGGGCACGCTCAAACAGCTCGACCCTAAGATCGTTGCCGCCCGTCGACTGCGGTTCTACGTGCATGGCCTCGGCGTTGTCGAGGGCGTCGATGTCGAGAAGTACAGCGACTGGTTTGACCTGTTCCGCACGCACGGCATTCCACAACCCGAGGGTGTCGCGACTTACGCCGACATCGACGGCGTCGTGGAACACATTCGCACTTTCGAGTCCAAGCGCACCAAGCTCGGCTACCAGACCGATGGCGTCGTCGTCAAGGTCGAAAACCTCGCGGACCGCCAAACACTCGGCTATCGCACCAAGTCGCCACGCTGGGCCATCGCGTACAAGTACCCCGCCGAGCAGGCCGTCACGACGCTCAACGACGTCACTTGGCAGGTCGGCAAGCAAGGCACCGTCACACCCGTGGCCGAGCTGGAGCCGACCTTCCTCGCGGGGACGACGGTCAAACGCGCGACGCTGCACAACCGCGACAACCTCGAAAAGCTCGGCGTCAAGATCGGCGACCGCGTCACCATCGAAAAGGCCGGCGAGATCATCCCGCAGGTCGTCGAGGTTGTTGAGGACAAGGGCAAGGCGAAGATCGCACTGCCGACCCAGTGTCCGGAGTGTGCGTCCGAGCTCGTGCTCGAATCGGTGAAGGACGAGCACGTCGCGTTCCGTTGCCGCAACGTCGAGTGCGAGGACTACTTCAAACGCCGGCAGCGCAAGAGCGTTCCCGACAAGTGTCCGACCTGCGAGCAGGACACGCTCGAAGAGCTGAGCGACGGCGGCATCGATCTGCTGTGCATGAACCCCGCGTGTCGGAAGCAGCTGAAGGAACGCCTCAAGTGGTTCTGCGGCCGAACGCAGATGGACGTCGACGGCCTCGGCGACAAGCTCATCGATGCGCTCGTCGAAGCGGGCAAGGTGACGACGTTCGCCGACATCTACAAACTCACGTCCGACGACCTGGTCGACCTCGAACGCATGGGTGAGAAGAAGGCGGCCAATGTTCTGAAGGGGATCGAGGCGAGCCGGGAGCGGGGTTTGGACAAGCTCATTCCGGGCCTGGGCATTCGCAACGTCGGCCGAAGTGCCGGGCGCGATCTGGCCGCGACGTTCGGCTCACTCGATGCACTCAAGGCGGCGAGCCGCGACGACCTGGCCGCCGTCGAAGGCATCGGTCCGATCATCGCCGACAGCCTCAAGAGCTTCCTCGAATCCGACGCCGGCGGGGCTGCGGTGCAGGCGCTGCAAGACGTCGGCATCGACCCGAAGACCGAAGTGAAAGAAGTCGGCGACCAACCGCTCGCGGGCAAATCCATCGTCGTCACCGGCACCCTTGAACACTTCACCCGCGAGAGCATTCAGGACCGCATCCGCACCCTTGGCGGCAAGGCGTCCTCCTCCGTCAGCAAGAACACCACCTTCCTCATCGCCGGCGAAAAGGCGGGGAGCAAGCGAAAGAAGGCCGAAGATCTCGGCGTCGAGATCGTGAGCGAAAGCGAGTTTCTCGCTGAGTTCGGCAGCTGA
- a CDS encoding NAD(P)-binding domain-containing protein, whose amino-acid sequence MQRTDVAIIGAGPIGIELAVRFKREGIDYVQFDAKQVGATMQWWPQGTRWFSSNDRIAIAGVPLITPGQEKATREEYLAYLRQIVTQFDLDVRTYEPVTDIDREDGGFVVTTEPAAGTTQTFAKRIVLATGGTDRPRKLDIPGADLPQVLHYYDDPHTFFRRKVLILGGKNSAVETALRCHHVGAKVSLAHRQDALPESSIKYWLMPEMKGLLKRNTIEGYFNAEAVKITPTHVTLKRTVAGSDETFDVEADFVLAMIGYEQDNRLFRLAGIELTGDDQRPAFDEATMQTNIPGIYVAGTAMGGTQQKYRVFLENCHVHIDKITAALKGETSDAEYVPTEIPES is encoded by the coding sequence ATGCAACGTACCGACGTCGCCATCATCGGTGCCGGCCCGATCGGGATCGAGCTGGCGGTTCGTTTCAAGCGCGAGGGCATCGACTACGTTCAGTTCGACGCGAAGCAGGTCGGCGCGACGATGCAATGGTGGCCGCAGGGCACGCGTTGGTTTAGCTCGAACGATCGCATCGCCATCGCCGGCGTGCCGCTGATCACGCCCGGCCAGGAGAAGGCCACCCGCGAGGAGTACCTCGCCTACCTCCGGCAGATCGTGACGCAGTTCGATCTCGACGTGCGGACCTACGAACCCGTCACCGACATCGACCGGGAAGACGGCGGTTTCGTCGTCACCACCGAACCTGCCGCGGGCACCACGCAGACGTTCGCCAAACGGATCGTCCTTGCCACGGGCGGCACCGATCGGCCGCGTAAGCTTGACATCCCCGGCGCGGACCTCCCGCAAGTGTTGCACTACTACGACGACCCGCACACGTTCTTCCGTCGAAAGGTGCTGATCCTCGGCGGCAAAAACAGCGCGGTAGAAACGGCCCTGCGCTGCCATCACGTCGGCGCGAAAGTCTCACTCGCCCATCGCCAGGATGCGTTGCCCGAGTCGAGCATCAAGTACTGGCTCATGCCGGAGATGAAGGGGTTGCTCAAACGCAACACGATCGAGGGCTACTTCAACGCCGAAGCGGTGAAGATCACGCCGACACACGTCACGCTCAAACGCACCGTCGCGGGAAGCGACGAAACCTTCGACGTCGAGGCCGATTTCGTGCTTGCGATGATCGGGTACGAGCAGGACAACCGCTTGTTCCGCCTGGCCGGCATCGAACTCACCGGTGACGACCAACGGCCTGCGTTCGACGAGGCGACCATGCAGACCAACATCCCCGGCATCTACGTCGCCGGCACCGCGATGGGCGGCACCCAGCAAAAGTACCGCGTGTTCCTGGAAAACTGCCACGTCCACATCGACAAGATCACTGCGGCTCTCAAGGGCGAGACGTCCGACGCCGAGTACGTACCCACGGAGATCCCCGAGTCGTGA
- a CDS encoding Gfo/Idh/MocA family oxidoreductase yields MPTRRTFLAATAAATAGGLLLKHAHAQPVPDDEKVGFAIAGLGGYALNQILPNIANTRLCKVTALVTGDPDTKGRRVAEQYGVPRENVVTYDTIDQLRDRAGVDVLYVITPTGLHMQHTLAGFDAGLHVLCEKPMATDVAQCDRMIAAAEAAGRWLMIGYRVHYEPHNLRAMELAANGHVGPLRHFTGDISYNRRSDGSTWREDYELAGRGGPLMDLGVYMVNAARYITAAEPTRVAAYTHRPEGDPRFPPGIEARCTWQLEFPGNVTASSSTAYDMTNTNHFRVIGRDGWFAMEPATGYGGHRLLAETRGRDRGPADDIPAGNQFAAQLDHFAQCIKENRKPDTPGEEGRADVKVMRRIYEAAEAGEWLDV; encoded by the coding sequence ATGCCGACACGACGTACGTTCCTCGCCGCGACCGCCGCCGCCACTGCGGGTGGTCTCCTCCTGAAACACGCCCACGCCCAGCCGGTCCCCGATGACGAGAAGGTCGGCTTCGCGATCGCCGGCCTCGGCGGCTACGCGCTCAACCAGATTCTGCCCAACATCGCCAACACGCGCCTGTGCAAGGTCACCGCACTCGTCACCGGCGACCCCGACACCAAGGGCCGACGCGTTGCCGAGCAGTACGGCGTTCCGCGCGAGAACGTCGTCACCTACGACACCATCGACCAACTCCGCGACCGCGCCGGCGTCGACGTGCTCTACGTCATCACGCCCACCGGCCTGCACATGCAGCACACGCTCGCCGGCTTCGACGCGGGGCTACATGTGCTCTGCGAGAAACCGATGGCGACCGACGTCGCGCAATGCGACCGCATGATCGCGGCGGCCGAGGCGGCGGGGCGTTGGCTGATGATCGGCTACCGCGTGCACTACGAGCCGCACAATCTGCGGGCGATGGAGCTCGCCGCCAATGGCCACGTCGGTCCGTTGCGCCACTTCACCGGCGACATCAGCTACAACCGTCGCAGCGATGGCAGCACCTGGCGCGAGGACTACGAACTCGCCGGTCGCGGCGGCCCGTTGATGGACCTGGGCGTCTACATGGTCAACGCCGCCCGCTACATCACCGCCGCCGAGCCGACGAGGGTTGCCGCGTACACGCATCGTCCCGAAGGCGATCCGCGCTTCCCGCCGGGCATCGAGGCGCGTTGCACCTGGCAGCTGGAGTTCCCTGGCAACGTCACCGCGTCGTCGAGCACGGCCTACGACATGACCAACACCAACCACTTCCGCGTGATCGGCCGCGACGGCTGGTTCGCGATGGAGCCGGCGACCGGCTACGGCGGGCATCGCCTCCTCGCCGAAACGCGCGGCCGCGACCGTGGCCCGGCCGACGACATCCCCGCCGGCAACCAGTTCGCCGCCCAGCTCGACCACTTCGCCCAGTGCATCAAGGAGAATCGCAAGCCCGACACGCCCGGCGAGGAAGGTCGGGCGGACGTAAAGGTGATGCGTCGCATCTACGAAGCCGCCGAGGCGGGCGAGTGGTTGGATGTCTGA
- the ndk gene encoding nucleoside-diphosphate kinase: MAHQKTLILCKPDAVKRRLVGEIVGRFEKKGFTVEQMKLMTLDRETAANHYAEHDGKPFFDSLLDFITSGPIVAMCIAGDDAISVCRLMMGATKFTEAAPGTIRGDYAHSFTENLVHGSDSEASAERELKLFFGG, encoded by the coding sequence ATGGCCCACCAAAAGACCCTGATACTGTGCAAGCCCGACGCCGTCAAGCGCCGCCTCGTCGGCGAGATCGTCGGCCGATTCGAGAAGAAAGGCTTCACCGTCGAGCAGATGAAGCTCATGACCCTCGACCGCGAGACCGCCGCTAATCACTACGCCGAGCACGACGGCAAGCCGTTCTTCGACAGTCTGCTCGACTTCATCACCAGCGGCCCGATCGTCGCCATGTGCATCGCCGGCGACGACGCGATCAGTGTCTGCCGACTGATGATGGGCGCGACCAAGTTCACCGAAGCCGCCCCCGGCACCATCCGCGGCGACTACGCCCACAGCTTCACCGAGAACCTCGTCCACGGCAGCGACAGCGAAGCGTCGGCCGAGCGGGAGCTGAAGCTGTTCTTCGGCGGCTGA
- a CDS encoding D-hexose-6-phosphate mutarotase yields MERLDLKTISAYLNGAHLTRWHPPGHEPVIFVSEKAILDPGKAIRGGIPICFPWFGGAGKPSHGFARITQWLTDDVGDDHVKFKLAATEATRDVWPHDFEAGMELSGGDALDATFTVRNTGNVAYDIELALHTYFTVADVRNVTLTGFADCDYIDQLADNAVVTQQGEQTIDGEVDRIYQNHTDDVTITDPGMSRRITVKKTGSKSTVLWNPHVEKAKRLADFGDDEWPRMLCVETANIGDHAVTLQPGYSHETTLRIEVEHV; encoded by the coding sequence ATGGAACGGCTCGACCTGAAAACCATCAGTGCTTACCTCAACGGCGCACATCTCACCCGCTGGCATCCGCCCGGTCACGAGCCGGTGATCTTTGTTTCCGAGAAGGCGATCCTCGATCCAGGCAAGGCGATCCGCGGGGGCATCCCGATCTGCTTCCCGTGGTTTGGTGGGGCGGGCAAGCCCAGCCACGGCTTCGCACGCATCACCCAGTGGCTCACCGATGACGTCGGCGATGATCACGTCAAGTTCAAGCTCGCCGCGACCGAAGCGACCCGCGACGTTTGGCCGCACGACTTCGAAGCCGGCATGGAACTTTCCGGCGGTGACGCGCTCGACGCGACCTTCACCGTCCGCAACACCGGGAACGTCGCCTACGACATCGAACTTGCCCTACACACTTACTTCACCGTCGCCGACGTCCGCAACGTCACGCTCACCGGCTTTGCCGACTGCGACTACATCGACCAACTCGCCGACAACGCCGTCGTGACGCAGCAAGGCGAGCAGACCATCGATGGCGAGGTCGATCGTATCTACCAGAACCACACTGATGATGTCACCATCACCGACCCCGGCATGTCCCGCCGCATCACCGTGAAGAAGACCGGCAGCAAGTCGACGGTCCTCTGGAACCCGCACGTCGAAAAGGCCAAGCGGCTCGCGGACTTCGGCGACGACGAATGGCCACGCATGCTCTGCGTCGAGACGGCCAACATCGGCGACCACGCGGTCACGCTCCAACCCGGCTACTCACACGAAACCACGCTGCGAATCGAGGTCGAGCATGTCTGA
- the hemC gene encoding hydroxymethylbilane synthase, giving the protein MRLRLATRASRLALAQSTQVAEQLMAAHDGLDVELVHVVSTGDKVQDKPLHDIGGKGLFTKEVELALLAGEADFAVHSYKDVPVTMPLVDQTELVVAAVPKRAEPSDCLVIAGDDDAFTHRLTFPHAANANPLRIGTGSLRRRALFRDVYRVPLEIVPLRGNVDTRLGKVASGELDAVLLASAGLKRLGNLHDFVEGPESWHVSHLEPRRMVPAPAQGALALQCRADRDDVRELLAAIHHSLTAKSVEIEREVVRRLDGDCTSPIGAYHDMASLYVAVGADGGERPVHRFTAHTPADVAHLLDGLSAARTQAEMTALAQQFS; this is encoded by the coding sequence ATGCGTTTGCGTCTCGCCACCCGCGCCAGCCGACTTGCCCTTGCGCAGAGCACGCAGGTGGCCGAGCAACTGATGGCGGCACACGACGGGCTTGATGTGGAACTCGTCCACGTCGTAAGCACCGGTGACAAAGTGCAGGACAAGCCGCTCCACGACATCGGCGGCAAGGGCCTGTTCACCAAGGAAGTCGAGCTCGCGTTGCTGGCTGGCGAGGCGGACTTCGCGGTGCACAGCTACAAGGACGTACCGGTGACGATGCCGCTGGTCGATCAGACGGAGTTGGTGGTCGCCGCAGTGCCGAAGCGGGCCGAGCCGTCGGACTGCCTCGTCATCGCGGGCGATGACGATGCGTTCACCCATCGTCTAACCTTCCCGCATGCGGCCAATGCCAACCCGTTGAGGATCGGCACGGGCTCGTTGCGTCGGCGGGCCTTGTTCCGCGATGTGTACCGTGTGCCGCTGGAGATCGTGCCGCTGCGTGGCAACGTCGACACGCGCCTCGGCAAAGTCGCCAGTGGCGAACTCGATGCGGTGCTGCTGGCGAGTGCCGGGCTGAAACGACTCGGAAATTTACACGACTTTGTGGAAGGTCCGGAGTCGTGGCACGTGTCGCACCTGGAACCACGTCGGATGGTGCCGGCCCCGGCCCAAGGAGCGCTCGCCCTGCAGTGCCGTGCGGATCGTGATGACGTGCGTGAACTACTCGCGGCCATCCATCATTCGCTTACTGCCAAGAGCGTCGAGATCGAGCGCGAAGTCGTGCGTCGGCTTGATGGCGACTGCACGAGTCCGATCGGGGCCTACCACGACATGGCCTCGCTGTACGTTGCGGTCGGTGCCGACGGCGGTGAGCGGCCGGTCCACCGTTTCACGGCGCACACCCCTGCGGACGTCGCCCACCTGCTCGACGGCTTATCGGCCGCGCGGACACAGGCAGAAATGACGGCGCTTGCGCAGCAATTCAGTTGA
- a CDS encoding response regulator, which yields MALPALPTIPGETSAAPTRQILVLSPEQRNDGPPRHTNDAPSTPDATELLEAGYRLTYVHDIADVVEKLRTADFAGVYCNTADFLPLERALAGQQASMVLNTVGEGICIVAPDGRLIWQNQKMQGWPAPVQERVRQACCEAGEAFAADPGAGTRRNVLKLNETQQFLETVISPLRSNHGGLMQIVAVVMDATQTRRLQQKIDAIDAAGRELVRLESDAIRKMNMAERLELLEKNIVQFTHELLHFDHFAIRIIDRKNDKLELVVSEGLPEEALAVDLYKSDSAGMTGISGFVAATGRSYMCADVERDPRYVVGLDGARSSLTVPLQLHDRVIGIFNIESRQPGAFSEDDRQFAEIFGRYVAMALNILELMVTERVETRNKMAGDVAGEIAGPLNDIAIDVQELQESLIGDAHLSGKLDAILGNVESVRSSLRQAMAGPQTILGAKDAAPPAAPDPAISRKRILVVDDEPVIRETIGDVLRKYDATVTIAVDGNAAIEQIESVVADGGTYDLVVSDIRMPDRSGYDVFASARKHMAETPVILMTGFGYDPNHCIVRASQEGLQAVLFKPFRVDKLLDEVRRALTVE from the coding sequence ATGGCACTGCCGGCACTGCCCACAATCCCAGGCGAAACCAGCGCCGCGCCGACGCGGCAGATACTGGTACTGTCGCCCGAGCAACGCAACGACGGTCCTCCCCGCCACACCAACGACGCGCCGTCCACGCCGGACGCGACCGAACTCCTCGAAGCCGGCTATCGGCTGACCTACGTCCATGACATCGCCGACGTCGTCGAGAAACTCCGCACCGCGGACTTCGCCGGCGTCTATTGCAACACGGCCGACTTCCTACCGCTCGAGCGCGCGCTCGCCGGACAGCAGGCGTCGATGGTGCTCAACACCGTCGGTGAGGGCATCTGCATCGTCGCGCCCGACGGCCGACTGATCTGGCAAAATCAAAAAATGCAGGGCTGGCCCGCGCCGGTGCAGGAGCGCGTGCGGCAGGCGTGTTGCGAAGCGGGCGAGGCGTTCGCCGCCGATCCGGGAGCCGGCACGCGCCGCAACGTACTCAAGCTCAACGAAACCCAGCAGTTTCTCGAGACGGTCATCTCACCCTTGCGATCGAACCACGGGGGGCTGATGCAGATCGTCGCCGTGGTGATGGATGCGACCCAGACACGTCGGCTGCAACAAAAGATCGACGCGATCGACGCCGCCGGCCGGGAACTCGTGAGGCTGGAATCCGACGCGATTCGCAAAATGAACATGGCCGAGCGACTCGAGCTGCTCGAGAAGAACATCGTTCAGTTCACCCACGAGCTACTCCATTTCGATCACTTCGCCATTCGGATCATCGACCGGAAGAACGACAAGCTCGAACTCGTGGTGAGTGAAGGACTGCCCGAGGAAGCGCTCGCGGTCGATCTTTACAAGTCGGATTCGGCAGGTATGACCGGGATCAGTGGCTTCGTCGCCGCGACGGGGCGGTCGTACATGTGTGCCGACGTTGAACGCGATCCGCGTTACGTCGTCGGCCTCGACGGCGCACGCAGTTCGTTGACCGTGCCGCTGCAGTTGCACGACCGGGTGATCGGCATTTTCAACATCGAGTCACGTCAGCCGGGCGCGTTCAGCGAGGACGATCGACAGTTCGCCGAGATCTTCGGCCGGTACGTCGCGATGGCGCTCAACATTCTCGAACTGATGGTGACCGAGCGAGTGGAGACGCGAAACAAAATGGCCGGCGACGTGGCCGGCGAAATCGCGGGGCCGCTCAACGACATCGCGATCGACGTGCAGGAACTCCAGGAATCGCTCATCGGCGACGCGCACCTCTCCGGCAAGCTCGACGCGATCCTCGGCAATGTCGAGAGCGTCCGCAGCAGCCTGCGACAGGCAATGGCCGGGCCGCAGACGATTCTTGGTGCCAAGGATGCCGCACCGCCGGCGGCACCCGACCCGGCCATCAGCCGCAAGCGTATCCTCGTCGTCGACGACGAGCCGGTTATTCGCGAGACCATCGGCGACGTGCTGCGCAAGTACGACGCGACCGTCACCATCGCCGTCGACGGCAACGCCGCGATCGAGCAGATCGAATCCGTCGTCGCCGATGGTGGGACGTACGACTTGGTCGTCTCGGATATCCGCATGCCCGATCGCAGCGGCTACGACGTCTTCGCCTCGGCCCGCAAGCACATGGCCGAGACGCCCGTGATCCTCATGACCGGCTTCGGCTACGACCCGAACCACTGCATCGTCCGTGCATCTCAGGAAGGCCTGCAGGCCGTGCTTTTCAAACCGTTCCGGGTCGACAAGTTGCTCGATGAAGTTCGCCGGGCGCTGACCGTAGAATGA
- a CDS encoding NAD(P)H-binding protein — protein sequence MRVFLTGGSGFVGSAALDELLERGHEVTALVHRSEIERDGVTSITGGLFGADLADAVAGHDVVIHLVGIIEEHGDRTFEKMHLEGTQRIVDASIAAGVSRYVHMSALGSRADAVSEYHKTKWAAEMYIRKQAEALRWTIFRPSLIHGPQGEFTRQLAAWSKGTAAPWFFMPYFGAGLIGTGHKYRVAPVFIDDVAKVFVDAAETHEVAGKIYNVCGTERLTWPEMHRTASAAILGKPKRVIPVPAWYAKLVARITPASWIPFNLAQVQMSQEDNTGDITELCSDFGFRPRPFTASFQAYAPTL from the coding sequence ATGCGTGTCTTCCTCACCGGTGGTAGCGGGTTCGTCGGGTCAGCCGCTCTGGACGAATTACTCGAGCGTGGCCACGAAGTGACCGCCCTGGTCCATCGCAGTGAGATCGAACGTGACGGCGTAACCTCGATCACAGGCGGACTGTTCGGCGCGGATCTGGCCGACGCCGTTGCCGGGCACGACGTGGTCATTCACCTTGTCGGCATCATCGAAGAGCACGGCGACCGGACCTTCGAGAAGATGCACCTCGAAGGCACGCAGCGCATCGTGGACGCCTCGATCGCGGCGGGCGTGTCGAGGTACGTCCACATGTCCGCGCTCGGCAGCCGCGCCGACGCCGTGAGCGAGTATCACAAGACCAAGTGGGCCGCCGAGATGTACATTCGCAAGCAGGCCGAGGCGCTGCGTTGGACGATTTTTCGTCCGTCGCTCATCCATGGGCCTCAGGGTGAGTTCACGCGGCAGCTCGCAGCGTGGTCGAAAGGGACCGCCGCACCGTGGTTCTTCATGCCGTACTTCGGCGCGGGGCTGATCGGTACCGGGCACAAGTATCGCGTCGCCCCGGTGTTCATCGACGACGTCGCGAAGGTCTTCGTCGACGCCGCCGAGACGCACGAGGTCGCCGGCAAGATCTACAACGTCTGCGGCACCGAACGGCTGACCTGGCCCGAGATGCACCGCACCGCCAGCGCGGCGATTCTCGGCAAGCCCAAGCGTGTCATCCCCGTGCCGGCGTGGTATGCCAAGCTCGTGGCCCGTATCACGCCGGCGTCGTGGATCCCGTTCAACCTCGCCCAGGTGCAGATGAGCCAGGAGGACAACACCGGGGACATCACCGAGCTCTGCAGCGATTTCGGGTTTCGTCCGCGACCGTTTACCGCAAGCTTTCAGGCGTATGCGCCAACGCTCTGA